A stretch of DNA from Salarias fasciatus unplaced genomic scaffold, fSalaFa1.1, whole genome shotgun sequence:
AGCTCCGCCCTCTACCAGCAGGTGGTGTCAGCCCTTCagagaagccccgccccctcacccgAGGACATCCGGCAGGTGGGTGGCGACCTCCGACGTGCGGCTGGCAGACCTCCGTGGGACTTGGTGACGTCGGTCCCTGTCTGTCCACAGGTGTCCTCGCTGCTCAGGCTCCACCcacatctgcagcaggaggtgcagcacctcttcctgcagctccgcccacCCTCAGCTACCATGGCAACCAGATCCCAGACTGATCCCGCCTCCCACAATCCACCTCAcctcagcctgcagacacaggaggagctggagcgaggggaggagccagaggagagggaggagccagaggaggagagggaggagccagaggaggagaggaaggagccagaggagagggaggagccagaggaggagagggaggagccagaggaggagagggaggagccagaggaggaggaggagctgaagtgggacaaaaacacatcagatcCAAGGACCAGAAAGAAAGTCCTCACCTGGaccaggtgacacacacacacacacacacacacacacacacacacacacacacacacacacacaccctcatcccccctccctcccaggGTGACTGTGGTCCTGATCTTGCAGGGACAACGACCGGACCatcctgacttcctgtcagcagaAAGGAGCCAATCTGAGGACTTTCCAGGAGGTGTCCGCCCACCTGGGGAACAGGTCGGCCTCTCAGGtgaaagggggcggggcttctgccTGCAGTCATCACGTCTTCTGTCCTTGCTCTGAGTAACGGCGGTGTTTCCTCAGGTCCGCCGCCGCTtcctggacttgatgagactcTTTCACTCTGCCGCTGCCAATCGGCCAATCAGCAAACAGACCGCCGCTCCTGACCCAACGGCCGACCAATCACAAAGCCCCGTGCACTGCTGAACCCTGTGGCGTGCTGGAGGTCGAACCTGTGTTCAGTCCGGGCGCTGTGCCcgggtcctgctggtctgggtccaggtccgggtccaggaCACGTTCTGCTGCAGAACCCGTTTCATCCTGTATTCTCCATcttggaggctccgccccctcagtgCAGTCACAGGACccacgtgtgtgtctgtttccatgatgCACTGGGGCCGGGCTGATTTGTCCTGAAGGTTTTGGTGGAAAGTTTCTGTTCATGttgaataaacattttttacTTCTTGATGTGTCGAGAGAACcaggagggacagggacaggagggacagggtggaggacagggtcaggagggacagggtggaggacaggagggacagggtggaggaagtgggacaggagggacagggtggaggacagggtggaggacagggtcaggagggacagggtggagggacaggagggacagggtggaggacaagagggacagggtggaggaagtgggacaggagggacagggtggaggacagggacaggagggacagggtggaggaaccagggATCGcgctgatcctggatcagttcCACCTGCTTGATGAAAGCTGCGTCTCATCCTGGTCTTCAGTGGAACCCAGTAATCCTGAACCCTGTGGTTCTGGACTGGCTGATCCTGTATCAAATCGAACTTTATTGGTAGAGCCTTTCCATGACAATAAAAAcgacacaaagtgctgaacagtaaaaacagtcataaaaacaaaagaataaaaaccgcaccatcaataagtatacaccacacacacacacaccacacacacacaatttttgCCCACagcaaggcagaggagacatggcatggcactaagcatcatgggaaaacactaccagtgggccgtccacaccaggagaaggtcactaatactggggccccagtgctcgacccccgaccccgccagaccaaggggaCCCCCACACcgaggtgtggagccccccaggccagccgggaccagaggactggagcacagtgaccccagcagaggaccggaaCCAAGACCCGgggtgaaggacccccctcagagtgaaggacccccccccaaagtgaaggacccccctcagagtgaaggacccccctcagagtgaaggaccccccccagagtgaaggaccccccccctcagagtgaaggacccccctcaggaaactGCAGTTCAGCAGGTAAAGCATGAAGCCATGATTCAAAgctaatagaaaataaataagatcAGATTATAAAGCAGAAAAGTCAAATAAGTTAAAACtacatgaaaacagaacaaatcaaCAGAATCAGCAGATTGAAAATTACAAtgatcaaaaataaaactgatggaGATCAGAACTGTAGAAGTTCAGTTAAAGCCTGATGAAAAAGGGGTGTTTTCAACCTGCCTTTAAAAACACCAACGgtctctctggtcctgagggtctctggtcctgagggactctggtcctgagggtctctggtcctgagggtctctggtcctgaggttctccagcaggctgttccacaggcggggccgtagtgggggggggggtcttggttctggttttAGGAACACAGtgagccgctgccagaggacctcagggccccaAGGGTGGACAGGGTAAAACCAGATCAGCTGGATAAGAAGGAGCGAGGCCGTTCAGACATCTGGAGACTGATGAGAGAACTTTAACATCCACCCTGAAGCCACAGGGAGCCAATGAGCGACTctgctgtaatgtggctccgccccctggtcctgtCAGGACGTTAAaccgctgtaatgtggctccgccccctggtcctcatCAGCACGGTGGCCGAGTTTtgtaaagccaggtttacacttgcacgattctgtggcacgcattgccacgaatcgagtcgcaaaccactcgtaaagtggcgtgaagtgtgcgtaaacccgttgggactgcgtgccatgtcgggacgaaaattttgaaatgttcaaaattttggtcacgacaaaatatcgcgaaccggccgtgaactatgcgccaactgtccgtgaactccttgtgaacgcgtcgggacgatgcgggaggatgctgccagtcgtggccaccaGCGAGTACCCGGAacagggccccatgcgggggatttttgacccactgtcgttgcagcatcaagtgtagcgcctttaattgtcattgaaattgactgatgtcagccgtccgtcggggcccccttcagctcggggccccaggcagccctgttctgctgctcttcaacacagagcagctgcaggttcaggatcttctcttctctgcagtgacggagtctctggcattcagcatgttgtctgttccacagcaaatccaaaaatgacccggggctggggaagccccctttttactcgTATATGACGCGCGTAATTGCGTGCGCAATCATGTCGTGCcggtgcgggaagctcgtaaactatgcgtgAATTTGCCGTGAATGCGTCATGTcagttcgcgacactgacggctgcattcgtgaactgtccgtgaactggtcatgaactgtgcgtgaactagtcgtgaacagtgcgggagcctgccggttcgtgactccagattggcacgccttgccaccacaacatcgtggcaaaaagtcgtgcaagtgtaaacctggcttaacAGTTgcaggtttgaaatgttctttttgtttcagaccagagagcaaggcattacagtaatctaaccgacaggagataaaagctgcattagcgcctcctgctggccgagagagaaacgggcgactctggctttattcttaaggtgataaaatccaatcgtcgttatgtttttaatgtggaaTAAAACTTCGCTCAgagtcagagaccaggaccaggttcttcactgattgttctggtttaaaatctgatcattttggtaaaagtttctctctctgaccttcaggaccgaaaactaaaacctcagtctggtcctggatcagtcattGATCCTGGATCAATGAATCCTTTTGTGCAACAGACTCCAGGTGgaaccagtccagaaccaggacctgatTCCCCAAACAGACCCCAGAACCACAgactctccaggtcagtggagtCCTGCAGGAACTGGTCCTGGATGAGTCTGGATGGGTAGAGAACAGGAggaatcctggacctggacctggtcctggtccggagCAGACTgcatcctggtcctggtctggagcagactgcatcctggtcctggtcctggtctggagcagactgcatcctggtcctggtcctggtccggagCAGACTGGGGTTAATCTCATGTCCTCCTGGAACCTGGACGGAGGTTTTTCGTCCCTCTTCACTTTGGACCACATTCTAGATTCTGGACCTGGTTCCAGGACCTGACCTCAGGTCATGTGGCACAAGCTTCTAATCATCCTCATTGATTATTCATGGTTCGACCAATCACATGATGACATCACGACCTTGCGTCAACAGATGACCCAATGAGCGCTCGGCATTCTGGTGTCTCTCCTGATGCCACGCCCTCCAGCTTAGACCGGAAACCACAGGGAGGCGAAACACtggccttcaaaataaaagcaccatGGTTCCGGTGTGCgcggtaaccatggcaacaggccTCCAGATGACGCGGTCCTCACTGAGCTCtccgggaactctcagttttttattttgtcgGACTGAAGCGGAAGTCCGCATTCCCTCGTCACGGACGTCGGCCTGGTGTCTGCGGCGGTCCTCGGTAGCGGTcccggtgccccccccccccgccgctgcTCCGCCATGGCTGCCGTGCTCCGCCTGTTTCCCGCTGTCACGCTGGGGCTGTTGTCGCGTGCACCGTCCGCCGTGCCCGCNNNNNNNNNNNNNNNNNNNNNNNNNNNNNNNNNNNNNNNNNNNNNNNNNNNNNNNNNNNNNNNNNNNNNNNNNNNNNNNNNNNNNNNNNNNNNNNNNNNNaccacaccacacacaccacacacacacacaccacacaccacacacaccacaccaccacaccacacacaccacgccacacaccacacacaccacgccacacaccacacacaccacgccacacaccacacacgcaccacaccacacacacaccacaccacacacacacacacgccacgccacaccacacaccacacacacacggagcagaTAACTGAAAATCAGCCATTGACtcatggaggtgtgtgtgtgtgtgtgtgtgtgtgtgtgtgtgtgtgtgtgtgtgtgactgtgtgtgtgtgtgtgtgtgtgtgtgtgtgtgtcagacggACATAGAGATCAGTAAGGAGGAGGACTTTGCCCGGATcctgcagatggaggaggagtaCATCCAGCAGATCTGTGAGGACATCATCCGCCTGAAACCAGACCTGGTCTTCACTGAGAAGGGGATCTCAGgtaccgcacacacacacacacacacacacacacacacacacacacacactgccccctcacgctgccccctgctgtcGGCCCTCAGACCTGGCTCAGCACTACCTGATGAAGGCCAACATCACGGCGATCCGCCGCGTCAGGAAGACCGACAACAACCGCATCGCCAGGTAGTCACATGATCCGACTGCAGCCAATCGGCTCGCAGCACCTGCCCGGCatctcacctctctctctctccctctctccctctctctctctctctctctctctctctcagggcgTGCGGCGCCCGCATTGTGAGCCGTACCGATGAGCTGCGTGAGGAAGACGTGggtttgggggcggggctgttcGAGGTGAAGAAGATCGGAGACGAGTACTTCACCTTCATCACGGAGTGTAAAGACCCCAAGGCCTGCAGCATCCTGCTGAGGGGGGCCAGCAAGGAGATCCTGGCTGtgagtgggggggtggggttatAGCCCGGTTGCCGCCCCTCGCCGTCGCTGCCCCTCGCCTTTAGCCTTCGGGCCCCTCGCCGTCGCCGCCCCTTGCCGTCACCGCCCCTCGCCTTTAGCCTTCAGGCCCCTCGCCGTCGCCGCCCCTCGCCTTTAGCCTTCAGGCCCCTCGCCGTCGCCGCCCCTCGCCTTTAGCCTTCAGGCCCCTCGCCCTCGCCGTCGCCGCCCCTCGCCTTTAGCCTTCAGGCCCCTCGCCATCGCCGCCCCTCGCCTTTAGCCTTCAGGCCCCTCGCCCTCACTGTTGCCGCCCCTCGCCGTTGCCGCCCCTCGCCGTCAGTCTTCAGGCCCCTCGCGGTCGCCGCCGCCCCTTGTCGTCGCCGCCCCTCGCCTTTAGCCTTCAGGCCCCTCGCTGTCGCCGCCCCTCGCCGTCGCCGCCCCTCGCCGTCAGCCTTCAggcccctcgccgccgccgccgccgcccctcgccGTGGGCCAGAGCTCTGATGTCCGGCTGTCCGCAGGAGGTGGAGCGGAACCTGCAGGACGCCATGCAGGTCTGCCGTAACGTGCTGCTGGACCCCCACCTGCTgccgggcggcggcgccgtggaGATGGCCGTGTCCAAGCGCCTGACGGAGCGGTCCCGCTCCCTGACCGGCGTGGAGCAGTGGCCGTACCGCGCCGTGGCCCAGGCGCTGGAGGTCATCCCGCGCACCCTGATCCAGAACTGTGGAGCGTCCACCATCCGGGTGCTGACGTCTCTCAgggtatgcacacacacacacacacacacacacacacacacactctcagaggAACCTGCATCactgaatatgtgtgtgtgtgtgtgtgtgtgtgtgtgtgtgtgtgtgtgtgtgtgtgtgtgcaggctaaACACACCCAGGATAacagtgtgtgttggggggtggACGGGGAGACCGGCTGTCTCTCGGACATGTCCTCTCTGGGGATCTGGGAGCCGCTGGCCGTTAAAGCTCAGACCTACAAGACGGCCGTGGAGGTGAGACCCTGACCCGCcgtggtcccggtcccggctcTGACCCGCcgtggtcccggtcccggctcTGACCCGCCGTGGACCCGGTCCCGGCTCTGACCCGCCGTGTGCTTTCAGACCGCCATCCTGCTGCTGCGTATCGACGACATCGTCTCCGGCCACAAGAAGAACAAAGACGAGCCGATGGGAGGACAGGGAGCCGAGTAGACCCCCGTCCCTGGGGTCCTGGATCCTGTCAGTTTTTCTGTGTTAAAGTTCAATAAAAACCACGTTAGAAACCAGATCCTGGTCCAGAGCTTGTCCTTGGAGCTGAATGTGTAGAGATGtgaaaagaggagcaggaagaggtgATGGAGGGACATGGAAACATCTGGTAACCCTGACAGGACACAGGTCTGTGGGacagcctggaccaggaccaggcccaggccctggccctggccctggatTACATAGCTCTCGGGCTACAGGGGTCAGAACCAGCTGGTTTCCTGAAGAACGCGTCCAGGACGGagcagcagcgccgcctgcAGGCCAGGAGGAAACACTGGTCCTCTCCGCGTGTCACGTGAATCGATACCAGAAAGgctcctctctgattggctgagcccAGGACGTCACTCCAAGCGCATCCGGCGAGTCACGTGAGGAAAGATGGCGGCGGCAGCGCGCGACTGGCGGCTCGCTCCCTCCGCGGCTCTTCTTCTGGTTTGTTTGGCGGGTTCTGCACGAGGCGCCTTCCACAGGCAGGTGAGACTGATTGGAGGGTTTCACTTCCGGGTTGGTGTCTTGTTTCGCGGGGTTCAGCCGCGCTCAGGCGACTGGTTCAGGTCGAGAGCTTTAAAGATCGATGCACCAAGTTCCACAGAGGAAATTCCCAGAAGTCACAGCAGCAAAGTGAGAGTTTGACCCAGAGAACAGCTGCAGACACCGCGTCTGTCCAGAGACTAGTGGACAACATGTCAGGAAAAGCCTGAGAGAACGGCAGAAACACAGGAGCCCTGTTCACACCGGGCGGCTGCAGCCGcttccggtgtgtgtgtgtgtgtgtgttgctgtgtggcGTGTGTGTCGTCAATCAGGATCACTACTGGTTTTAGAGGAGGAACTGCAGTAACACGTGGGGGgtggtccagtccagtccagcctAGTCTAGTCTAGTCCAGTTCTCCACCCCACTCTCCTGGGTCCCTGGctctgagacagactggagaactgtccaggtggaccccgACCCCCGTTGAGGCCTCAGTGTGCTCCCCCGTCGCCCACGCCGCTACTGAACGTAtcctgcttctgcgtcaagggaacgccctcctctgccaggCCGCCAGCAGTCACAGCCAATGACGTACAGAATCAATGACGTACAGAATGACCagaccgctcgctgctcggcggacagcagcggcaaaccggcgctgacttccggtagtggcaGAAGCTGAGGGGCGCTGTGGAATCCTGGGTAAATACAGACTTCAAGGCTGcttgtcatcactgatgggacaatatgtgttatgttgTGGCTctgactgttagcagacagtaaatcTCTGTCCCAGGCATGTTGTCATGGCGACCACAGCGCTGTTTAGCCctcacagacaaaaacaaagcatgtttctATGGCAACCACATCATATGATAACAAACACAGAGCCTCTATTTAGAAATACAGCTGTATTTCGTATttagtatttcatttaaatatgacATTGAAACCAAGCGTAACGCAGCCACCGAGTTTCCagtcagtaaataaaaaaaaaaaaaaaatcaaggaacAAATGTAGGGATTAAATTAAAGcttagttgattttttttaacccattttGCAATTATGATTTTCGCTCTGTTAATAACTTAGTGACATGCATAATATATAAAACATTGAAACAATGATgtaaatttttaaaataaagtaatgaCAAGTTGTGCATCTCGGTTTAAGTTACACATGGAATCAGATTACATGTTTAGACTATTTACCGAATAATGAATGGAAAGTATCTTGACATGAACGCGTTCTGCCTccatgaggctgcagcagacagagaccACCACACAGTCATGACTGCTGGATGCTGATGCAGCGACTGGGCCGATAACAGATGCTTCATTCTTTCTGTAGCGTCAGTGTTTCACTACATGGgctttaaaaacatttgaacCAATGCCGAATAAGAAAGTTTAGTGtgttaaacaatttttctccaattcaaatgattcagttggactttcacagctgctcagacccacagacctGGGACTGGttgctcttttcctcccacaaaaatgcccataaaaagtttctggaggagcaattcttgcagtcagaacacacacattatttatgtAATACATTAACATACACGGAGGTTTCccagagtaaaatgtaaaaaataaagtcagtagtgtaataaaaaatgaagtcagtTTAATCAGAAGAGGTTCATCGAATACAatggacactcatttctagaataattaaaacggactgagtgaaacagccaaaggaagacaagaaatggaaaaatgaaagcatgaaacacagtaaagcaacaaaaaatagaGAAGTTTATTTACAGGACATGACAGAAGTGCACACTGACATagtgaactgaactgaaagtcctttattt
This window harbors:
- the cct3 gene encoding T-complex protein 1 subunit gamma, producing MEEEYIQQICEDIIRLKPDLVFTEKGISDLAQHYLMKANITAIRRVRKTDNNRIARACGARIVSRTDELREEDVGLGAGLFEVKKIGDEYFTFITECKDPKACSILLRGASKEILAEVERNLQDAMQVCRNVLLDPHLLPGGGAVEMAVSKRLTERSRSLTGVEQWPYRAVAQALEVIPRTLIQNCGASTIRVLTSLRAKHTQDNSVCWGVDGETGCLSDMSSLGIWEPLAVKAQTYKTAVETAILLLRIDDIVSGHKKNKDEPMGGQGAE